One region of Triticum aestivum cultivar Chinese Spring chromosome 6B, IWGSC CS RefSeq v2.1, whole genome shotgun sequence genomic DNA includes:
- the LOC123136547 gene encoding nucleoid-associated protein At2g24020, chloroplastic, producing MASSTALSPVAFKSSFSTLPSRPARTRINVQGAFCLPCSTWKRASNRSFRVYSLFGGKKDKDENGDEAPSKGGLFGNIGNMQNLYETVKKAQMVVQVEAVRVQKELAATEIEGYCEGELIKVTLSGNQQPINVEITEAAMELGAEKVSELVNEAYKDAHQRSVQAMKERMADLAQSIGMPAGLGDGLK from the exons ATGGCTTCCTCCACTGCTCTCTCCCCGGTGGCCTTCAAGTCCTCCTTCTCCACGCTCCCCTCCAGACCAGCTC GTACTAGGATAAATGTACAAGGCGCATTCTGTTTGCCATGTTCTACTTGGAAAAGAGCTAGTAATAGATCCTTCCGCGTATACAGTTTATTTGGAGGAAAGAAGGACAAAGATGAGAATGGTGATGAGGCACCGTCAAAG GGAGGACTCTTTGGAAACATTGGAAACATGCAAAACCTTTATGAAACTGTGAAGAAGGCCCAAATGGTTGTCCAAGTGGAGGCTGTGCGGGTCCAAAAGGAGCTTGCAGC GACTGAGATTGAGGGTTATTGTGAAGGTGAACTAATCAAG GTTACACTATCTGGGAACCAACAACCTATAAATGTTGAAATCACGGAAGCTGCAATGGAGTTGGGCGCTGAA AAAGTCTCCGAGCTGGTCAATGAAGCCTACAAGGATGCACACCAGAGGAGCGTCCAG GCAATGAAGGAAAGGATGGCTGATCTAGCGCAGAGCATAGGAATGCCTGCAGGGCTCGGCGACGGTCTCAAGTGA